From Rudanella lutea DSM 19387, a single genomic window includes:
- a CDS encoding DMT family transporter: MNKSIMSWAILFFCNLIWAFHFTSIKLTQDQVGPYFTVWAPMLLATLFLAPFVVRDFRKGNKRLKDVLVFVQLAALGAFPSQVLMTWGTQYSLASNAAILVMALPVITAVFAFFILREKMNTARWISFGIAIVGVALCSTDDIKSADLSSRYAVGNIMIFLAILGNAYYNVGCKKVANDYTEMEMVFYTYLVMSILLTPLVLYYEPDTFARIPDFTGNTWIGMISLTVFHNFLSMLLLFKAMKNLDAMQIAVSNYLITFMGLPIAAIWLGETLNQQAIIGGILVLTSTLILSIVDSKVQQKKVVNINPETAKL, translated from the coding sequence ATGAACAAGTCAATTATGTCGTGGGCCATCCTGTTTTTCTGCAACCTGATCTGGGCGTTTCATTTCACCAGTATCAAGCTCACGCAGGATCAGGTAGGGCCGTACTTCACGGTATGGGCGCCCATGCTGCTGGCCACCCTTTTTCTGGCACCGTTTGTGGTCCGCGATTTTCGGAAGGGTAACAAACGGCTCAAAGACGTACTGGTGTTTGTGCAACTGGCCGCCCTGGGGGCGTTTCCGTCGCAGGTGCTGATGACCTGGGGCACCCAGTATTCGCTCGCCAGCAACGCAGCCATTCTGGTTATGGCCCTACCCGTGATTACGGCGGTGTTTGCGTTTTTCATCCTGCGCGAAAAAATGAACACCGCCCGCTGGATCAGCTTCGGCATTGCCATTGTCGGGGTGGCCCTCTGCTCTACCGACGACATCAAGAGCGCCGACCTGAGTTCGCGCTATGCCGTGGGCAACATCATGATTTTTCTGGCCATTCTGGGTAACGCCTACTACAACGTAGGCTGTAAAAAAGTAGCCAACGACTACACCGAGATGGAAATGGTGTTTTACACCTATCTCGTGATGTCGATTCTGCTGACGCCCCTCGTGCTGTATTACGAGCCCGACACCTTTGCCCGTATCCCCGATTTTACGGGCAACACCTGGATCGGGATGATCTCGCTGACGGTGTTCCACAACTTCCTGTCGATGCTCCTGCTGTTCAAAGCCATGAAGAATCTGGACGCTATGCAGATAGCCGTTTCCAACTACCTGATCACGTTTATGGGCCTGCCCATAGCTGCCATCTGGCTCGGCGAAACCCTGAACCAACAGGCCATTATCGGCGGTATCCTCGTCTTAACCTCAACCCTTATCCTATCCATTGTCGATAGTAAAGTACAACAAAAAAAAGTGGTGAATATCAACCCAGAAACAGCCAAGTTATGA
- a CDS encoding mandelate racemase/muconate lactonizing enzyme family protein has product MTRITAIKATEVVVPAKPGSLNSDEVQDKDAAFAQKFLTGERWTEFANQPKWIIELTLENGLVGLGETYRSATAEAVEQAIQTLLGEDVLRLNWRRLPVGDARVYEAFECAVLDVVGKLLGVPVSQLLGGVYRDRVDCFGWTGRRTPEDAARKAYEAMQKGHKAFKFKCSDEDPVRLWTEEIRKTCGDGIQILLDPNQRWTDVETTLRLMEGVDKTIMLGLEDPILHPDVAGFKHLRETLGVPMYRHISLPYTQDIRDMIAFVRADAVDGYNFNGPAFSCVLLAEIAHLEGKACWRGSEVDLGISETMGLHIAAASISCTLPADLFGELVRTDDLIQEPIRFENGAALVPSGPGLGVELDRAALSHFSTNRILHKRV; this is encoded by the coding sequence ATGACCCGTATCACCGCTATCAAAGCCACCGAAGTGGTGGTGCCCGCCAAGCCCGGCAGCCTCAATTCCGACGAGGTGCAGGACAAAGACGCGGCCTTTGCCCAGAAATTTCTGACGGGCGAACGCTGGACCGAATTTGCCAATCAGCCCAAGTGGATCATTGAACTGACGCTAGAAAACGGGCTCGTGGGCCTTGGCGAAACGTACCGCAGCGCCACCGCTGAAGCCGTTGAGCAGGCCATACAGACCTTGCTGGGCGAAGATGTTCTGCGGCTCAACTGGCGTCGGTTGCCGGTGGGCGACGCCCGGGTGTACGAAGCCTTCGAGTGTGCGGTACTCGACGTAGTGGGCAAGCTGCTCGGTGTGCCGGTGTCGCAGTTGCTCGGCGGGGTTTACCGCGACCGCGTCGACTGTTTCGGCTGGACAGGTCGGCGTACCCCCGAAGATGCCGCCCGGAAAGCTTACGAAGCCATGCAGAAAGGGCACAAGGCGTTTAAGTTCAAGTGCTCCGACGAAGACCCCGTGCGGCTCTGGACCGAAGAAATCCGTAAAACGTGCGGGGACGGCATCCAGATTCTGCTCGACCCGAACCAGCGATGGACCGACGTAGAAACCACCCTCCGGCTGATGGAGGGCGTCGACAAAACGATCATGCTCGGCCTCGAAGACCCCATTTTGCACCCCGACGTAGCCGGTTTCAAGCACCTCCGCGAGACCCTCGGCGTGCCCATGTACCGGCACATCTCGCTGCCGTACACGCAGGACATCCGCGACATGATTGCCTTTGTCCGGGCCGACGCCGTAGACGGGTACAACTTCAACGGCCCGGCCTTCAGCTGTGTGCTGCTGGCCGAAATAGCCCATCTGGAAGGGAAAGCCTGCTGGCGGGGCTCCGAGGTGGACTTGGGTATTTCAGAAACCATGGGCCTGCACATTGCCGCTGCCAGTATCAGTTGCACCCTCCCCGCCGACCTGTTTGGCGAGCTGGTACGCACCGACGACCTCATTCAGGAGCCAATTCGGTTCGAGAACGGAGCCGCCCTGGTGCCGTCGGGGCCGGGCCTTGGTGTCGAGCTGGATCGGGCTGCTCTTAGTCATTTCTCAACGAACCGGATTTTACACAAGCGCGTATGA
- a CDS encoding 3-hydroxyacyl-CoA dehydrogenase family protein produces MNNPQQNIPIGTVGLGLMGSSIATCLLAAGHSVTSLVKDIQQADEARTRILGYLQQLQAEGLLRAAPETLIQRIGITDDVADLRGHEVIIESITESVAEKKEVYRRLETVLSPTAIIGSNTSAIPVSVLQSGLAHPERVLGLHWAEPAHITRFMEVICGDATDPAYAHRLVALAESWGKEPSLLRKDIRGFITNRIMYAMLREAFHLVENGYATVEDVDRSLRNDLGYWITFAGPFRFMDLTGIPAYLTVMKDLFPDLSNTPETPRMMEDLVAAGAKGVQNAHGFYPYTPETAHAWEENFIAFSYDIRKLAQKYSLPPTDPAP; encoded by the coding sequence TGGGCCTGGGCCTGATGGGTAGCAGCATTGCCACCTGTCTGCTCGCGGCCGGGCACTCCGTCACCTCATTGGTCAAAGACATCCAACAGGCCGACGAAGCCCGGACCCGGATTCTGGGCTACCTGCAACAGCTACAGGCCGAGGGGCTGCTGAGAGCCGCGCCGGAAACCCTCATTCAACGTATAGGCATCACCGACGACGTGGCCGACCTGCGCGGGCACGAGGTGATTATTGAGTCGATCACGGAGAGTGTGGCGGAGAAAAAGGAGGTCTATCGACGGCTCGAAACGGTGCTGTCGCCCACGGCCATCATCGGCAGCAACACCTCGGCTATTCCGGTCTCGGTTCTGCAAAGCGGCCTTGCGCACCCCGAACGCGTGCTCGGTTTGCACTGGGCCGAACCTGCCCACATCACCCGGTTTATGGAGGTGATCTGCGGAGACGCCACCGACCCGGCCTACGCTCATCGGCTGGTAGCCCTGGCCGAAAGCTGGGGTAAAGAACCGTCGTTGCTCCGGAAAGATATTCGCGGCTTTATCACCAACCGCATCATGTACGCCATGCTGCGCGAAGCGTTTCATCTGGTCGAGAATGGCTACGCGACGGTGGAAGACGTTGACCGGTCGCTGCGAAACGACCTGGGGTACTGGATCACCTTTGCCGGGCCATTCCGGTTCATGGATCTGACGGGTATTCCGGCCTACCTCACCGTGATGAAAGACCTGTTTCCCGACCTCAGCAACACCCCCGAAACCCCGCGCATGATGGAAGACCTGGTTGCGGCCGGGGCCAAAGGCGTGCAAAACGCCCACGGATTTTACCCCTACACGCCCGAAACCGCCCATGCGTGGGAAGAAAACTTCATTGCGTTCAGCTACGACATCCGCAAGCTGGCCCAGAAATACAGCCTTCCACCCACCGACCCTGCGCCATGA